The following are encoded in a window of Sphingobium sp. AP49 genomic DNA:
- a CDS encoding right-handed parallel beta-helix repeat-containing protein: MRILSTTILVSAAITVTAFAQSAPAPFTLAENGRGFASLSDAIGAIGDGKGTVIVAPGTYRQCAAQNGGDVTIKAATPGSAIFDGVVCEGKAALVLRGRSSTVDGLIFQNLRVPDGNGAGIRLEKGNLTVVNSLFRNSEEGILTGEDRGASVTIDKSTFRHLGRCDRDLDCAHGVYVGRYASLTVTRSRFDQGDGGHYLKTRTPRVDIRDNSFDDSGGHLTNYMIDLSNGASGQIVGNDMVQGKDKDNWSAFITVAPEGRETDSSALVIEGNKAGFVPGLARGSTFVANFTDDVVRIGQNQLAPSMKVKDRR; this comes from the coding sequence ATGCGCATCCTGTCCACCACGATTCTCGTGTCCGCCGCGATCACCGTGACCGCCTTTGCCCAGAGCGCGCCCGCGCCCTTCACGCTTGCGGAAAATGGTCGGGGCTTTGCCTCGTTGTCCGATGCGATCGGCGCGATCGGCGACGGCAAGGGCACGGTGATCGTCGCGCCCGGGACCTATCGCCAGTGCGCGGCGCAGAATGGCGGCGACGTGACCATCAAGGCGGCGACGCCGGGCAGCGCGATCTTCGACGGGGTCGTGTGCGAAGGCAAGGCGGCGCTGGTGCTGCGCGGCCGGTCGTCGACCGTCGACGGCCTGATCTTCCAGAATCTGCGCGTGCCCGACGGCAACGGCGCCGGCATCCGCCTGGAAAAGGGCAATCTCACCGTCGTCAACAGCCTGTTCCGCAACAGCGAGGAGGGCATTTTGACCGGCGAGGACCGGGGCGCGTCGGTGACGATCGACAAGTCGACCTTCCGCCATCTCGGCCGTTGCGACCGCGATCTCGACTGCGCCCATGGCGTCTATGTCGGCCGCTATGCCAGCCTCACCGTCACCCGATCGCGCTTCGACCAGGGCGATGGCGGCCATTATCTCAAGACCCGCACGCCGCGCGTCGACATTCGCGACAACAGCTTCGACGATAGCGGCGGCCACCTCACCAACTATATGATCGACCTCAGCAACGGGGCGAGCGGTCAGATCGTCGGCAATGACATGGTGCAGGGCAAGGACAAGGATAATTGGTCCGCCTTCATCACCGTCGCGCCGGAAGGGCGCGAGACCGACAGCAGCGCCCTGGTGATCGAGGGCAACAAGGCCGGCTTCGTGCCGGGTCTGGCACGCGGCTCGACCTTCGTCGCCAATTTCACCGACGATGTGGTCAGGATCGGCCAGAACCAGCTCGCCCCCAGCATGAAGGTCAAGGACCGGCGCTGA
- a CDS encoding glycine zipper 2TM domain-containing protein — translation MKMKYLINLGAALAMGAASLAVTATPAMARDGYHRGYDRGDYYRGNRGYRGDRGYRGYRGDYYRNNGYRGGGNYYRDDYRYRGGYRCRDSGTGGTIIGAIAGGLLGNEVGKSSGRYGNGDGTTGAIVGAGVGALAGRAIDRNC, via the coding sequence ATGAAGATGAAGTATCTGATCAATCTGGGTGCTGCGCTCGCCATGGGCGCTGCCTCCCTTGCTGTCACTGCAACGCCTGCGATGGCGCGCGATGGCTATCATCGCGGCTATGACCGTGGTGACTATTATCGCGGCAACCGCGGCTATCGCGGGGACCGTGGCTATCGCGGCTATCGCGGCGATTATTATCGCAACAACGGCTATCGCGGTGGCGGTAATTATTATCGCGACGATTATCGTTATCGTGGCGGCTATCGCTGCCGGGATAGCGGCACGGGCGGCACCATCATCGGTGCGATCGCCGGTGGTCTGCTGGGCAATGAAGTCGGCAAGAGCAGCGGGCGCTATGGCAATGGCGATGGCACCACGGGCGCGATTGTCGGTGCCGGTGTCGGCGCGCTGGCCGGCCGCGCCATCGATCGCAACTGCTGA
- a CDS encoding esterase-like activity of phytase family protein, whose translation MRRILIVLSLAILLLPAPNRSKPDAVRPGILLVQARPLPLNSDMPGQHRLGRLDYLGGWELRSDNPGFGGISALLVDGPGQILALSDAGILMGFHVGTGTAIRRPFIAPLPVRPQERERPWWSWDSESLTHDPATDRYWVGFELLQRICRYSPGFARVEACRTWPEIEAWPQTGSIESLARLPDGRFLAIGEMGMTADGHHDTLLFADDPAELDTPDPVHLHYVAPQGYRPTDAVALDSRHVLVLNRRLTLQELFTATIAIIELPEHVTPGAELKAQTLARLAPPLLADNFEGLAVSHEDGQTILWVASDDNHEFFQRTLLLKFRLD comes from the coding sequence ATGCGCCGAATCCTGATCGTTCTTTCCCTCGCCATTCTGCTGCTGCCAGCCCCGAACAGGTCCAAGCCGGATGCGGTTCGCCCTGGCATATTGCTGGTCCAGGCCCGCCCCCTTCCCCTGAACAGCGACATGCCCGGGCAACACCGCCTGGGCAGGCTCGATTATCTGGGCGGTTGGGAATTGCGTAGCGACAATCCCGGCTTCGGCGGCATATCCGCGCTGCTGGTCGATGGGCCGGGACAGATATTGGCGTTGAGCGACGCAGGCATATTGATGGGCTTCCACGTCGGCACGGGCACCGCCATCCGCCGCCCCTTCATCGCACCGCTGCCTGTCCGCCCGCAGGAACGGGAACGTCCCTGGTGGTCCTGGGATTCGGAATCGCTGACCCATGACCCCGCCACCGACCGTTATTGGGTCGGGTTTGAACTGTTGCAGCGAATCTGCCGCTACTCGCCCGGCTTCGCCCGGGTGGAGGCCTGCCGGACCTGGCCCGAGATCGAGGCATGGCCCCAGACCGGGTCGATCGAATCGCTGGCCCGCCTGCCCGACGGCCGCTTTCTGGCGATCGGCGAGATGGGGATGACCGCCGATGGTCATCACGACACATTATTATTCGCCGATGACCCGGCCGAGCTCGACACGCCCGATCCGGTCCATCTCCATTATGTCGCGCCACAGGGCTATCGCCCGACCGATGCGGTCGCGCTCGATTCGCGCCATGTGCTGGTGCTCAATCGACGGCTGACGCTGCAGGAATTGTTCACCGCGACGATCGCGATCATCGAACTGCCCGAACATGTCACCCCGGGCGCGGAACTGAAGGCACAGACACTGGCCCGCCTCGCCCCACCCTTATTGGCGGACAATTTCGAGGGCCTGGCCGTCAGCCACGAGGATGGGCAGACGATCCTCTGGGTCGCATCGGACGACAATCACGAATTCTTCCAGCGCACCCTGCTGCTGAAATTTCGACTGGACTGA
- the metH gene encoding methionine synthase — translation MTTTSTANFVNIGERTNVTGSAKFKKLIMAGDYAAAIDIAREQVENGAQIVDVNMDEGLLDAVEAMTTFLKLMTSEPDISRVPVMIDSSKWEVIEAGLKCVSGKPVVNSISMKEGEEAFLHHARLCMAYGAAVVVMAFDETGQADTQARKVEICERAYKLLMTIGFPPEDIIFDPNIFAVATGIEEHNNYGVDFIEACREIKKRCPHVHISGGLSNFSFSFRGNEPVRRAMHSVFLYHAIPAGLDMAIVNAGQLDVYDAIDPALRQACEDVLLNSDPEAGDRLVALAESFKGKDAASEKAAQEWRGWPVAKRLEHALVKGIDMYVVEDTEECRLAADKPIHVIEGPLMDGMNVVGDLFGAGKMFLPQVVKSARVMKKAVAHLLPYIEAAKEPGAKGKGKIIMATVKGDVHDIGKNIVGVVLQCNGFEVVDMGVMVPWQDIIKAANDHDADMIGLSGLITPSLDEMVTVAQEMQRANMVMPLLIGGATTSRVHTALRIDPAFTGPVVHVLDASRAVGVATALVSETQKADFVQKTKDDYEHVRVARANKGQSALVSIEDARANGFEMDESLKAPRPLLPGTHRFPDWDLKDLVHYIDWTPFFRAWELAGNYPAILTDEVVGESASSLFADAQKMLQKIIDEKWLTARGVAGLWPCRRQGDDIIVHVEDEKHYTLPMLRQQIQKREGRANMCLADFISHDGDWMGGFAVSIHGIEPHLARFKNAIDDYSDILLKALADRLAEAFAERLHHYVRTALWGYAEGEQLTNEALIKEQYRGIRPAPGYPACPEHSLKPILFEMLDAHHATGATLTESFAMLPTAAVSGFYFGHAQAEYFGVARVGRDQLEDYAQRRGIDLETAERYLRPNLD, via the coding sequence ATGACCACCACCTCCACCGCCAATTTCGTCAATATCGGCGAGCGCACCAACGTCACCGGATCGGCCAAGTTCAAGAAGCTGATCATGGCCGGCGACTATGCCGCGGCGATCGACATCGCCCGCGAGCAGGTCGAAAATGGCGCGCAGATCGTCGACGTGAACATGGACGAAGGCCTGCTTGACGCGGTCGAGGCGATGACCACCTTCCTGAAGCTCATGACGTCGGAGCCGGACATCAGCCGCGTGCCGGTGATGATCGACAGCTCGAAATGGGAAGTAATCGAAGCGGGCTTGAAGTGTGTCTCCGGCAAGCCGGTGGTCAACTCGATCAGCATGAAGGAAGGTGAAGAGGCCTTCCTGCATCACGCCCGCCTCTGCATGGCCTATGGCGCCGCCGTGGTGGTCATGGCGTTCGACGAAACCGGCCAGGCCGATACCCAGGCCCGCAAGGTCGAGATTTGCGAGCGCGCCTACAAGCTGCTGATGACGATCGGTTTCCCGCCGGAGGACATCATCTTCGATCCCAATATCTTCGCCGTCGCGACCGGGATCGAGGAGCATAATAATTACGGGGTCGACTTCATCGAGGCCTGCCGCGAGATCAAGAAGCGCTGCCCGCATGTCCATATCTCGGGCGGCCTGTCCAACTTCTCCTTCTCGTTCCGTGGCAACGAGCCGGTGCGCCGGGCGATGCACAGCGTGTTCCTCTACCACGCCATCCCCGCCGGCCTCGACATGGCGATCGTCAATGCGGGGCAGCTCGACGTCTATGACGCGATCGACCCCGCGCTGCGCCAGGCGTGCGAGGATGTGCTGCTGAACAGCGATCCCGAAGCGGGCGACCGCCTCGTTGCGCTCGCGGAAAGCTTCAAGGGCAAGGATGCCGCATCGGAAAAGGCGGCGCAGGAATGGCGCGGCTGGCCGGTCGCCAAGCGCCTCGAACATGCGCTGGTCAAGGGCATCGACATGTATGTGGTGGAGGATACGGAAGAATGCCGCCTCGCCGCCGACAAGCCGATCCATGTGATCGAAGGGCCGCTGATGGACGGCATGAACGTCGTCGGCGACCTGTTCGGCGCGGGCAAGATGTTCCTGCCCCAGGTGGTGAAGTCCGCCCGCGTGATGAAGAAGGCGGTCGCCCATCTGCTGCCCTATATCGAGGCGGCGAAGGAACCCGGCGCCAAGGGCAAGGGCAAGATCATCATGGCGACCGTGAAGGGCGACGTGCATGATATCGGCAAGAATATCGTCGGCGTCGTGCTCCAGTGCAACGGCTTCGAAGTGGTCGACATGGGCGTGATGGTCCCCTGGCAGGACATCATCAAGGCTGCGAACGATCATGACGCGGACATGATCGGCCTGTCCGGCCTCATCACGCCCTCGCTGGACGAGATGGTGACGGTGGCGCAGGAAATGCAGCGCGCCAATATGGTGATGCCGCTGCTGATCGGCGGCGCGACCACCTCGCGGGTGCACACCGCATTGCGCATCGATCCGGCCTTCACCGGCCCGGTCGTCCATGTGCTGGACGCCAGCCGCGCCGTCGGTGTCGCCACCGCGCTGGTTTCCGAAACGCAGAAGGCCGATTTCGTCCAGAAGACCAAGGATGATTATGAGCATGTCCGCGTCGCCCGCGCGAACAAGGGGCAGAGCGCGCTGGTCAGCATCGAGGATGCCCGTGCCAACGGCTTCGAGATGGACGAGAGCCTGAAGGCGCCGCGCCCGCTGCTGCCCGGCACCCACCGCTTCCCCGACTGGGATCTGAAGGACCTGGTCCACTATATCGACTGGACCCCCTTCTTCCGCGCCTGGGAACTGGCCGGCAATTATCCCGCCATCCTGACCGACGAGGTCGTTGGCGAAAGCGCGTCCAGCCTGTTCGCCGACGCGCAGAAGATGCTCCAGAAGATCATCGACGAGAAATGGCTGACCGCGCGCGGTGTCGCCGGCCTGTGGCCGTGCCGCCGCCAAGGCGACGACATCATCGTCCATGTCGAGGACGAGAAACACTACACCCTGCCGATGCTGCGCCAGCAGATCCAGAAGCGGGAAGGCCGGGCAAACATGTGCCTCGCCGACTTCATCAGCCATGATGGCGACTGGATGGGCGGCTTCGCCGTGTCGATCCACGGCATCGAGCCGCATCTGGCCCGCTTCAAGAATGCGATCGACGATTATTCGGATATCCTGCTCAAGGCGCTGGCCGACCGTCTGGCCGAAGCCTTTGCCGAGCGGCTGCACCATTATGTCCGCACCGCTTTGTGGGGCTATGCCGAGGGTGAGCAGCTGACCAATGAAGCGCTGATCAAGGAGCAATATCGCGGCATCCGCCCGGCGCCAGGCTATCCCGCCTGCCCGGAACATAGCCTGAAACCGATCCTGTTCGAGATGCTGGACGCCCATCATGCGACGGGCGCGACCCTGACCGAAAGCTTTGCGATGCTGCCGACGGCGGCCGTCAGCGGCTTCTATTTCGGTCATGCCCAGGCCGAATATTTCGGCGTCGCCCGCGTCGGTCGCGATCAACTGGAAGATTATGCTCAAAGGCGTGGTATCGACCTCGAAACCGCCGAGCGCTATCTTCGTCCCAATCTGGATTAA
- the metF gene encoding methylenetetrahydrofolate reductase, whose product MTQTDRAQNNPGGPLYANLAGDLNVSFEFFPPKTEKMEEQLWSAIETLTPLAPKFVSVTYGAGGSTRERTHNTVARIAKETPLAAAAHLTCVAASKGEIDEVADAYWEAGVRHIVALRGDPPEAGTAFQPHPDGYKGAAELVEGLLKRHPFEISVAAYPETHPEALSAQSDLDNLKRKIDAGATRAITQFFFEADTFFRFRDRVAAAGIDAEIIPGIMPVSNFAAVQRMSAMCNTDVPAWMGRLFDGLDQHPAARQLVSATLAAELCRNLYMGGVRDFHFYTLNRAELSYAICHLLGLRPQVAAELEKTA is encoded by the coding sequence ATGACCCAGACTGATCGCGCCCAAAATAATCCTGGCGGGCCGCTCTATGCGAATCTGGCCGGCGACCTCAATGTGAGCTTTGAATTTTTTCCGCCCAAGACGGAGAAGATGGAGGAACAGCTCTGGTCGGCGATCGAGACGCTGACGCCCCTGGCGCCCAAATTCGTCTCCGTCACCTATGGCGCGGGCGGCTCCACCCGCGAACGCACCCATAATACGGTCGCCCGCATCGCGAAGGAAACGCCGCTGGCCGCTGCCGCGCACCTGACCTGCGTTGCCGCCAGCAAGGGTGAGATCGACGAAGTGGCCGACGCCTATTGGGAAGCGGGCGTGCGCCATATCGTTGCGCTGCGTGGCGATCCGCCCGAAGCGGGCACCGCATTCCAGCCGCATCCCGATGGTTACAAGGGCGCAGCCGAACTGGTCGAGGGGCTGCTCAAGCGGCATCCGTTCGAGATTTCGGTCGCCGCCTACCCGGAAACCCACCCGGAAGCGCTGAGCGCGCAGAGCGACCTCGATAATCTCAAGCGCAAGATCGATGCCGGGGCGACCCGCGCGATCACCCAATTTTTCTTCGAGGCGGATACCTTCTTCCGCTTCCGCGACCGGGTCGCCGCCGCCGGCATCGACGCAGAGATCATCCCAGGCATCATGCCGGTCAGCAATTTCGCTGCGGTCCAGCGCATGTCGGCGATGTGCAACACGGATGTTCCCGCCTGGATGGGCCGCCTGTTCGACGGGCTGGACCAGCATCCCGCCGCGCGCCAGCTCGTCTCCGCCACACTGGCGGCCGAACTGTGCCGCAACCTTTATATGGGCGGCGTGCGCGACTTTCATTTCTATACGCTCAACCGGGCGGAACTAAGCTATGCGATCTGCCACCTGCTGGGCCTGCGCCCGCAGGTTGCGGCTGAACTGGAGAAGACGGCATGA
- a CDS encoding homocysteine S-methyltransferase family protein, with the protein MNAEARLRALAAEKILIFDGGYGTSIQKHGLTEADYRGDLDLAKDQKGNNDLLCLTRPDIVEGIHTAYLDNGADMIETNTFSSTKIAMADYGCEHLVWDINVAAAKIARAACEKATAKDGKPRFVCGSIGPTNKTLSISPDVNDPAFREVDYDTLKADYREQCDALIAGGVDFLLIETCFDTLNAKAAGMAAREAEAASGRPVPVMLSFTITDMSGRNLSGHTINAFWYSLRHLKPLTIGVNCAFGADLLRPYLAELSKNADTLILAYPNAGLPNELGQYDELPETTASLIRQWVDEGLVNMVGGCCGTTPAHIGAVAKALDGHKPRVVPELTVVTRLAGLEPMHIAA; encoded by the coding sequence ATGAACGCCGAAGCACGTTTGCGCGCCCTGGCGGCGGAAAAGATCCTGATCTTCGACGGTGGCTATGGCACGTCGATCCAGAAGCATGGCCTGACCGAAGCCGATTATCGCGGTGACCTGGACCTGGCCAAGGACCAGAAGGGCAATAACGACCTGCTCTGCCTGACCCGGCCGGACATCGTCGAGGGCATCCACACCGCCTATCTCGACAATGGCGCCGACATGATCGAGACCAACACCTTCTCCTCTACCAAGATCGCGATGGCGGACTATGGCTGCGAGCATCTGGTATGGGACATCAATGTCGCCGCCGCCAAGATCGCCCGCGCTGCCTGCGAGAAGGCGACGGCCAAGGACGGCAAGCCCCGCTTCGTCTGCGGATCGATCGGCCCGACCAACAAGACGCTGTCGATCTCGCCCGACGTCAACGACCCCGCCTTTCGCGAGGTCGATTATGATACGCTCAAGGCCGATTATCGCGAGCAGTGCGACGCGCTGATCGCCGGCGGCGTCGACTTCCTGCTGATCGAAACCTGCTTCGATACGCTCAACGCCAAGGCCGCCGGCATGGCCGCGCGCGAGGCGGAGGCGGCGTCCGGTCGGCCGGTCCCGGTGATGCTCAGCTTCACCATCACCGACATGTCGGGCCGGAACCTGTCGGGCCACACGATCAACGCCTTCTGGTATTCGCTGCGCCATTTGAAGCCGCTGACCATCGGCGTGAATTGCGCGTTCGGCGCCGACCTGCTGCGGCCCTATCTGGCCGAACTGTCCAAAAATGCCGACACGCTGATCCTGGCCTATCCCAATGCCGGCCTGCCCAATGAGCTGGGGCAATATGACGAGCTGCCCGAAACCACGGCGAGCCTGATCCGCCAGTGGGTGGACGAAGGGCTGGTCAACATGGTCGGCGGCTGCTGCGGCACGACGCCCGCCCATATCGGCGCGGTGGCGAAGGCGCTGGACGGCCACAAGCCGCGCGTGGTGCCCGAACTGACGGTCGTGACGCGCCTCGCGGGCCTCGAACCGATGCACATCGCGGCGTAA
- a CDS encoding metalloregulator ArsR/SmtB family transcription factor — protein MSAALDIFRALADPTRLRVLHLLRAMELAVGEVAQAVGQSQPRVSRHIRILAEAGLIERRKEGNWVFLRLGQGADVQSCLALFDSLSPSSTEAMWQAADLARLAAVRAERARAAEAYFAEHAEEWDAIRSLHVADVDVETAMRGLLDGAPIGHLLDIGTGTGRMIELFGPSADQVTALDRSPDMLRLARAKLPADAGDKYALLLGDFAALPLDRASVDTVLLHQVLHYAQAPELVIAQAARVLRPGGQVLIVDFAAHEREELRTRDQHARLGFSDAQIESWFAQAGLELERVETLPGQELTVQLWLGRPHGAPPIEGRICA, from the coding sequence ATGAGCGCCGCACTCGACATTTTCAGGGCTTTGGCAGACCCAACGCGCTTGCGCGTCCTGCATCTGTTGCGGGCGATGGAACTGGCGGTGGGTGAAGTGGCACAGGCGGTTGGGCAGAGTCAGCCGCGGGTGTCGCGACATATTCGTATCCTGGCCGAGGCGGGCCTGATCGAGCGGCGCAAGGAAGGCAATTGGGTCTTTCTGCGGTTGGGCCAGGGGGCAGATGTCCAGTCTTGTCTGGCCTTGTTCGACAGTCTCAGCCCATCGTCGACCGAAGCGATGTGGCAAGCAGCGGATCTGGCGCGGCTGGCGGCCGTGCGGGCCGAGCGCGCGCGCGCAGCCGAGGCCTATTTTGCCGAACATGCCGAGGAATGGGACGCCATCCGATCGCTGCATGTCGCGGACGTCGATGTGGAAACGGCGATGCGCGGGCTGCTGGATGGCGCGCCGATCGGCCATCTGCTCGATATCGGCACGGGCACGGGCCGCATGATCGAACTGTTCGGTCCGTCGGCGGACCAGGTGACGGCGCTTGATCGCAGCCCCGACATGCTGCGTCTCGCACGCGCCAAGCTGCCGGCCGACGCGGGCGACAAATATGCGCTGCTGCTGGGCGATTTCGCTGCGTTGCCGCTGGATCGCGCCAGCGTCGATACGGTGCTACTGCATCAGGTGCTGCATTATGCGCAGGCGCCCGAACTGGTGATCGCACAGGCTGCGCGGGTGTTGCGCCCGGGGGGACAGGTGCTGATCGTCGATTTCGCGGCGCATGAACGGGAAGAACTGCGCACGCGCGACCAGCATGCGCGGCTCGGCTTTTCCGACGCGCAGATCGAAAGCTGGTTCGCGCAGGCGGGCCTGGAACTGGAACGGGTGGAGACGCTGCCCGGCCAGGAATTGACGGTACAACTTTGGCTCGGGCGTCCGCATGGCGCCCCGCCGATCGAAGGACGGATTTGCGCATGA